Proteins from a single region of Ziziphus jujuba cultivar Dongzao chromosome 1, ASM3175591v1:
- the LOC132800455 gene encoding putative disease resistance RPP13-like protein 1 translates to MVLELVAGAFLSASLELMFSKMDSREVVGFIRGKKIEEGLRKLETMLLMANKVLNDAERKQITDGAVREWLQELKDAIYDVEDLVYEINNEALRSKLEASQSRRQQKLFNDGLRLIEGVETRPFQRISEATLVKESDIHGRDDDKEAIMKLLLSDHQVGGDKICVIAIVGMGGIGKTTLAQLVYRDIDNKVKEKLFDVKAWITVSDESDVFTLTKMIYQAVTESKTCSTTETFQLQHKLEQFLDGKIILLVLDDIWNVNHQTCCALKIPFDSAANGSKIIITTRNENIASKIGDVPKHELQMISDEDSWRLFSKHAFGSVKPTAYPDLLEVIGRKIIKKCKGLPLAVKSLGGLLHSELDLKAWENILEIDIWELPQEENNILPALWLSYYHLPSHLKRCFAYCSIFPKDYRIEKEKLILLWMAEDLLQPKRNKPLEEVGNEYLNDLVSRSFFQDWSYDTLAMHDLVNDLAHFVSGESCLRLNHNCSQDFVTKKTPHLSLWRCKPYDINILGDGGENKVLRTLLVLDSRFTSQEQYDKSFRHLQSMRYLRVLSMPSNMYTYGNFLSRKVFDSIGSLKSLRYLNLSFSKIKELPDIICSLCNLQTLIVNSCCELTRLPDTIDNLKHLRYLDVSDTAIERIPNTVCNLQNFHTPYLCGCEELTLLPSNITMLSNLHHLDILCTSLREMPPQLSNLKSLESLGQFAVGKNIESNIKELRKFQNLHGKLCITNLENVVNIEDVSEASLKDKKLIRELILEWKGDSAKDSHEAWKVLERLQPHTDNLESLAIRNYGGRSFPSWIGHPSFFCIVSVTLYNCKNCCSLPCLGQLPSLGDLTIERFDLLEKIGDEFYCDGSSLVDSKPFKWLYYLNFLDMPRWKEWSLMGCSKESCGGVFLNLKYLSFSDCPELNGACMPYCLPSLTSRSISGSSDQLVGSLSRCEYPSLDKLSLTYCPTMKSFPQGRLPSNIKSIEILGCNELVSLSEEGWPCHLNSLDISQCEKVFFGGQSAEACFSYFSESKFSAKPQIPRWDGFWTPRLPSKVAHRFMRSAAMLGRRR, encoded by the exons ATGGTTCTTGAACTGGTTGCTGGAGCTTTCCTCTCTGCTTCACTTGAGCTTATGTTTTCCAAAATGGATTCTCGGGAGGTCGTTGGTTTCATCCGTGGAAAGAAGATCGAAGAAGGGCTCAGGAAGTTGGAGACCATGTTATTGATGGCTAACAAAGTACTGAACGATGCTGAGAGGAAACAAATCACTGATGGAGCTGTGAGGGAGTGGCTTCAGGAGCTCAAAGATGCAATCTACGATGTAGAGGACTTGGTTTATGAGATCAACAATGAAGCTTTGCGATCCAAGCTGGAAGCTAGTCAGTCTAGAAGACAACAAAAGCTGTTCAAC GATGGCCTTCGTTTGATTGAAGGCGTCGAAACCAGACCTTTTCAAAGGATATCTGAAGCTACTTTGGTTAAAGAATCTGATATTCATGGGAGGGATGATGATAAGGAAGCCATCATGAAGTTGCTACTATCTGATCATCAAGTAGGTGGTGataaaatttgtgtaattgCCATCGTTGGCATGGGTGGGATTGGCAAGACCACCCTTGCTCAGCTTGTTTATAGGGATATTGACAACAAAGTCAAGGAGAAACTTTTTGATGTCAAAGCATGGATCACAGTATCTGATGAATCTGATGTGTTTACCTTGACAAAAATGATTTATCAGGCTGTTACTGAATCAAAAACCTGCAGTACCACAGAAACATTTCAACTTCAACATAAACTAGAGCAGTTTTTGGATGGAAAAATAATTCTCCTTGTCCTTGATGATATATGGAATGTGAACCATCAAACCTGTTGTGCATTAAAGATTCCATTTGATTCTGCTGCAAATGGAAGTAAAATCATCATAACAACACGCAATGAAAACATTGCATCAAAGATTGGTGATGTCCCAAAGCATGAACTGCAAATGATATCGGATGAAGATTCTTGGCGGTTATTTTCAAAACATGCTTTCGGTAGTGTAAAGCCAACAGCATATCCAGATCTTTTGGAAGTAATTGgtagaaaaatcataaaaaaatgcaAAGGTCTGCCTTTAGCAGTAAAGTCACTAGGTGGTCTTTTGCATTCGGAACTAGATCTCAAGGCTTGGGAAAATATACTAGAGATTGACATATGGGAGTTACCTCAAGAAGAGAATAATATTCTTCCAGCTTTATGGTTGAGTTATTACCATCTACCTTCACATTTAAAAAGATGTTTTGCTTATTGCTCAATATTTCCTAAAGATTATagaattgaaaaggaaaaattaattttactgtGGATGGCAGAAGATCTTTTGCAACCCAAAAGAAACAAGCCACTGGAAGAAGTTGGAAATGAATATCTTAATGATCTAGTATCGAGGTCATTCTTTCAGGATTGGTCGTATGACACACTTGCCATGCATGATCTTGTGAATGATCTTGCTCATTTTGTATCAGGAGAATCTTGTTTGAGGTTGAATCACAATTGCTCACAGGACTTTGTGACAAAAAAGACTCCCCATTTATCACTTTGGAGGTGTAAGCCCTATGATATCAATATATTAGGGGATGGTGGTGAAAATAAGGTTTTGCGCACTTTGCTAGTATTGGATTCTAGGTTTACATCCCAAGAACAATACGACAAAAGTTTCAGACATTTGCAATCAATGCGATACCTAAGAGTGCTTTCTATGCCAAgcaatatgtatacatatggaAATTTTCTTAGTAGAAAGGTGTTTGATTCAATTGGCAGTTTGAAGTCTTTACGATATTTGAATTtgtctttttctaaaattaaagaaCTACCTGATATAATTTGTTCATTGTGCAATTTGCAGACACTAATAGTAAATTCTTGTTGTGAACTTACTCGGTTGCCAGACACGATTGACAATTTGAAGCATCTAAGGTATTTAGACGTATCCGATACTGCAATTGAAAGGATACCTAACACGGTCTGTAATTTGCAAAACTTTCATACTCCTTATTTGTGTGGTTGTGAAGAGCTTACTCTTTTACCATCCAATATCACAATGCTAAGCAATTTGCACCATCTCGACATTTTGTGTACAAGTTTAAGAGAGATGCCACCACAACTCTCAAACTTGAAAAGTCTGGAAAGTTTAGGACAGTTTGCTGTAGGCAAAAATATTGAATCTAATATTAAAGAGCTACGTAAGTTTCAAAATCTGCATGGTAAATTGTGCATCACAAATCTTGAGAATGTAGTAAATATTGAAGATGTTTCGGAGGCCAGTTTGAAGGATAAGAAGCTTATTCGTGAATTGATCTTGGAGTGGAAGGGTGATAGTGCCAAAGATTCACATGAAGCATGGAAGGTACTTGAGAGACTTCAACCTCACACAGATAACCTTGAAAGTTTAGCAATTAGAAATTATGGCGGTAGAAGCTTCCCAAGTTGGATAGGACATCCTTCATTCTTTTGTATAGTTTCTGTGACGCtatataattgtaaaaattgTTGTTCCTTGCCATGTCTCGGACAATTACCTTCCTTAGGAGACCTGACGATTGAGAGATTTGATTTGTTGGAGAAAATAGGAgatgaattttattgtgatgGTTCTTCTTTAGTTGACAGTAAACCATTCAagtggttatattatttaaattttttggatatgCCACGATGGAAGGAGTGGTCATTGATGGGATGTAGCAAAGAGAGTTGTGGTGGAGTTTTCTTAAATCTCAAGTATCTCTCGTTTTCAGATTGTCCAGAGCTAAATGGTGCTTGCATGCCATATTGTCTTCCATCCTTGACAAGTCGTTCAATTAGTGGAAGTAGTGACCAACTGGTGGGTTCATTATCAAGGTGTGAATATCCATCGCTTGACAAGTTGAGTTTAACATATTGTCCAACAATGAAGTCGTTTCCTCAAGGGAGATTGCCTTCCAACATTAAAAGTATTGAGATTCTTGGATGCAATGAATTGGTGTCATTGTCGGAAGAGGGTTGGCCATGCCATTTAAACTCACTTGATATCAGCCAGtgtgaaaaggttttttttgggggccaATCTGCGGAGGCTTGTTTCTCTTACTTCTCTGAGTCTAAATTTTCTGCCAAACCTCAAATCCCTAGATGGGATGGGTTTTGGACACCTCGTCTCCCTTCGAAAGTTGCACATCGATTCATGCGATCAGCTGCAATGCTTGGTAGAAGAAGATGA